In Dermacentor andersoni chromosome 4, qqDerAnde1_hic_scaffold, whole genome shotgun sequence, the following proteins share a genomic window:
- the LOC140217029 gene encoding tigger transposable element-derived protein 6-like, with product MAPPCRKFLSLEDKARILAEVESGEKKGDVAKKFGISPSSLSTILKSKEAIAQALASGTSAKRKKLTPSAHEDLDKAMYTWFVETRAKNIPISGNAVQQKALNYACLLGIDDFKASTGWLSRFKARHDIVGKTLSGESASADTGSASAWISTNVSALLKDYAKCDIYNADETGLFYEMLPSKTLEMKGQRCHGGKHSKKRVTVLLCANADGSDKCPPLVIGKSARPRCFKGNRSLPVKYVANSRSWMTRAIFSEWVASFDCDMRRQGRRVCLLLDNCSAHHILDVELPNVELKYFPPNCTSILQPLDQGVIRSLKCAYRQRVMQRLLLNVETGRDTKLDLYMALQMMAAAWAATGRPVIANCFTHAGFKLGDPDTDSAEDAADCNGAVHPPADVTASWAALQGAGSVPSSVELDDFIDADINVIAREELSDEDIINSVRDDRGQSDDDEVPDMHPPATSRVLDAFDVIRNSVAVHDDDVAMQLLAECENRVMMLLGKKRKQSTLLDFWK from the coding sequence ATGGCGCCGCCATGTCGAAAGTTTTTATCCCTGGAGGATAAAGCTAGGATCCTGGCCGAAGTCGAAAGTGGAGAGAAGAAAGGTGACGTTGCGAAGAAGTTTGGGATTTCTCCCAGTTCGCTGTCCACCATCTTGAAGTCAAAAGAAGCAATAGCGCAAGCTCTTGCTTCAGGCACATCAGCCAAGCGGAAGAAGCTGACGCCGTCGGCGCACGAAGACCTCGACAAGGCCATGTACACGTGGTTTGTCGAGACGAGGGCGAAAAACATACCCATCAGTGGAAACGCCGTGCAGCAGAAGGCCCTGAATTACGCTTGCCTGCTGGGGATTGACGATTTCAAGGCGAGCACAGGCTGGCTCAGCCGATTCAAGGCCCGCCATGACATTGTCGGCAAGACGCTCTCTGGCGAGTCGGCATCGGCAGACACAGGCAGCGCATCCGCCTGGATCTCCACAAACGTTTCGGCGTTGTTGAAAGACTATGCGAAGTGTGACATCTACAACGCTGACGAGACAGGCCTGTTTTACGAGATGCTGCCGTCTAAAACCCTCGAAATGAAAGGTCAGCGTTGCCACGGTGGGAAACACAGTAAGAAGCGCGTGACCGTGCTGCTGTGCGCCAACGCGGACGGATCCGACAAGTGCCCACCGCTAGTCATTGGGAAGAGTGCAAGGCCCCGTTGCTTTAAAGGTAATAGGAGCCTTCCCGTAAAATATGTCGCCAACAGCCGCTCCTGGATGACGCGGGCCATTTTCTCCGAGTGGGTCGCGTCATTTGACTGCGACATGAGGAGGCAGGGCCGGCGGGTGTGCTTATTGCTGGACAATTGCTCCGCCCATCATATTCTGGATGTGGAGCTCCCAAATGTGGAGCTGAAGTACTTTCCGCCGAACTGCACTTCGATCCTACAGCCACTTGACCAAGGTGTCATTAGAAGTTTGAAGTGCGCCTACCGCCAGCGAGTGATGCAGCGTCTCCTATTGAATGTGGAGACCGGTCGCGACACGAAGTTAGACCTGTACATGGCGCTGCAGATGATGGCTGCTGCGTGGGCTGCAACTGGACGGCCAGTTATCGCGAACTGTTTCACGCACGCTGGCTTCAAGCTCGGAGATCCAGACACCGACTCCGCTGAGGATGCTGCTGACTGCAACGGAGCAGTGCATCCGCCAGCAGACGTAACTGCGTCCTGGGCGGCCCTTCAAGGTGCCGGAAGTGTGCCATCCAGTGTCGAGCTGGACGACTTCATCGACGCTGACATCAATGTGATCGCCCGGGAGGAATTGAGCGATGAGGACATCATAAACAGTGTCCGCGACGACAGGGGGCAGTCGGATGACGACGAAGTGCCAGATATGCACCCACCGGCCACATCTCGCGTACTGGATGCGTTCGATGTCATCAGAAACAGCGTAGCTGTGCATGATGACGACGTCGCCATGCAGCTACTGGCCGAATGCGAAAATCGAGTCATGATGCTcctaggaaaaaaaaggaagcagtcGACACTGCTTGACTTCtggaaataa